Proteins co-encoded in one Flavobacterium fluviale genomic window:
- a CDS encoding ABC transporter ATP-binding protein, which translates to MLDIQNISFSYTDKPVIKDISFTIEKGQNISIIGESGCGKSTLLKLIYGLYDLDEGKIFYGDKPVLGPKFNLIPGMPYMKYLAQDFDLSPYETVAENVGKFLSNGFANMKKLRVQELLEMVEMEQFSNVKTKFLSGGQQQRVALVRVLALEPEVILLDEPFSQIDAFRKNALRRNLFRYLKQKGITCIIATHDSTDALSFADQAIVMRNGELIVKDEPAKIYEDPKIKYVASLFGEVNEIPTHLLLSYEDETHKTLVYPHQFKMVSESKLMVKIRRTYFRGSHYLIETVYKRQLIFFESEIDLPLEQEVFLALNYL; encoded by the coding sequence ATGCTTGACATTCAAAATATATCCTTTTCGTATACAGACAAACCCGTTATAAAAGACATCTCATTTACTATTGAGAAAGGGCAGAATATTTCCATTATCGGCGAAAGCGGATGCGGAAAAAGTACGCTTCTTAAATTAATTTATGGTTTGTATGACTTGGATGAAGGAAAGATTTTTTATGGTGATAAACCTGTCTTAGGTCCAAAATTTAATTTGATTCCGGGAATGCCATATATGAAATACCTAGCTCAGGATTTCGATTTGTCTCCGTATGAAACAGTTGCAGAAAATGTTGGAAAATTCCTTTCTAATGGATTCGCCAATATGAAAAAACTACGTGTTCAGGAATTGTTGGAGATGGTAGAAATGGAACAATTTTCTAATGTAAAAACAAAGTTTTTGAGTGGAGGTCAACAGCAGCGAGTAGCTTTAGTTAGAGTTTTGGCTTTAGAACCAGAAGTAATTTTATTAGATGAACCTTTTAGCCAGATCGATGCTTTTAGAAAAAATGCACTTCGCCGTAATTTGTTTCGTTATTTGAAACAAAAAGGAATTACCTGTATTATTGCAACACACGATAGTACAGATGCTTTGTCATTTGCAGATCAGGCAATTGTAATGCGAAACGGAGAATTAATTGTAAAAGATGAGCCTGCAAAAATTTACGAAGATCCAAAAATTAAATATGTAGCTTCTTTATTTGGAGAAGTAAATGAGATTCCGACTCACTTATTATTATCATACGAAGACGAGACGCATAAAACTTTAGTGTATCCGCATCAATTTAAGATGGTTTCAGAATCTAAGTTGATGGTAAAAATTCGAAGAACTTACTTTCGAGGAAGTCATTATTTAATTGAAACTGTTTATAAAAGACAATTAATTTTCTTTGAAAGCGAAATAGATTTACCGCTTGAACAGGAAGTGTTTTTGGCTTTGAATTATTTGTAA
- a CDS encoding T6SS effector amidase Tae4 family protein, which yields MSSSEVYKLVGGSLYNSSTNEQTKNQYSNACAIRGSRALLYSGISIPVLKYGTPPLQATQKGGDNLNYILSANSFNKIMIDKFGDTTDKLEGDDANDAAKIADILRGKSGIYVIINKNPGISGAGYSGHVDAIVNGICISNAYTQPKGGISSIRIWT from the coding sequence ATGAGTTCTTCTGAAGTTTATAAATTAGTAGGAGGTTCTCTTTATAATAGTTCTACAAACGAACAGACAAAAAATCAATATTCAAATGCCTGCGCTATAAGAGGATCCAGAGCATTATTATATTCTGGAATAAGTATACCTGTATTAAAATATGGTACTCCACCGTTACAGGCAACACAGAAAGGAGGAGATAATCTAAATTACATTTTATCAGCAAATAGCTTTAATAAGATTATGATTGATAAATTTGGAGACACAACAGATAAACTTGAAGGTGATGATGCAAATGATGCTGCCAAAATAGCTGATATACTTCGTGGAAAATCAGGAATATATGTTATTATAAATAAAAATCCTGGCATAAGTGGTGCAGGTTATTCAGGACATGTCGATGCAATTGTAAATGGTATTTGTATTTCAAACGCATATACGCAACCTAAAGGAGGCATATCATCAATAAGAATATGGACATGA
- a CDS encoding OmpA family protein, whose product MRKLTVLGLSSLLVLTSFFTSCDSVKNANNTQKGAGIGVVAGGVIGAVLGNNLGKGGNAALGAAIGAAVGGGTGALIGNKMDKQAREIDQALPGASVERVGEGIHLTLNENSVRFDTNKSTLTTQAKANLDKLVPVFNEYGDTDIQIFGYTDNTGRPEYNLTLSGQRAASVQAYLVAKGLKSNRFKTSGLGIADPIATNDTPEGRAQNRRVEFSITANDKMVNDAKAEAGK is encoded by the coding sequence ATGAGAAAGTTAACGGTTTTAGGTTTAAGTAGTTTACTAGTTCTAACTAGTTTTTTTACTAGTTGTGATTCAGTAAAAAATGCAAATAATACACAAAAAGGTGCTGGAATTGGAGTTGTGGCCGGAGGTGTGATTGGTGCTGTATTAGGAAATAATTTAGGAAAAGGCGGAAACGCTGCTTTAGGCGCTGCAATTGGAGCTGCTGTTGGTGGTGGAACTGGTGCACTTATTGGAAACAAAATGGATAAACAAGCTCGTGAAATCGATCAAGCTTTACCAGGTGCTTCTGTAGAAAGAGTTGGAGAAGGTATTCATTTAACTTTAAATGAAAATTCAGTTCGTTTTGATACTAATAAATCAACTCTAACAACTCAAGCGAAAGCAAACTTAGATAAATTAGTTCCAGTATTTAATGAATATGGAGATACAGATATTCAGATTTTTGGATATACTGATAATACTGGTAGACCAGAATATAACTTAACACTTTCTGGACAAAGAGCTGCATCTGTGCAGGCTTATTTAGTTGCAAAAGGCTTAAAATCGAACCGTTTCAAAACTTCAGGTTTAGGAATTGCAGATCCAATTGCAACAAATGATACTCCAGAAGGAAGAGCTCAAAACCGTCGTGTTGAATTCTCAATTACAGCAAATGACAAAATGGTTAACGACGCAAAAGCTGAAGCTGGAAAATAA
- a CDS encoding lipocalin family protein, protein MKKGILICMIAALFFACKSASSTASTETALSTKLDKKTQVALKGNWVLTNVSYPGSDYIKVNSFDLADSKCFIGSTWSFISNNNKGTMALTSPSCTAFSSPIVWSINNQGLLVLKILDAGEKAKKVRDGYLLKVGGVTETSFQLIDNINVGGQVKDVVYQFQRAN, encoded by the coding sequence ATGAAGAAAGGTATCTTAATATGCATGATTGCCGCATTGTTTTTTGCGTGTAAATCTGCTTCGTCGACAGCTTCAACAGAAACAGCTCTTTCAACTAAACTTGACAAGAAAACACAAGTAGCTTTAAAAGGTAATTGGGTTCTTACCAATGTATCTTATCCAGGTTCAGATTACATAAAAGTAAATTCATTTGATCTAGCAGATTCAAAATGTTTTATCGGAAGTACTTGGAGCTTTATCTCAAATAATAATAAAGGAACTATGGCTTTAACATCGCCAAGTTGTACTGCCTTTTCTTCTCCAATTGTATGGAGTATCAACAACCAAGGTTTATTAGTACTTAAAATTCTTGATGCTGGTGAAAAAGCTAAGAAAGTAAGAGATGGTTATTTACTAAAAGTTGGAGGTGTAACTGAAACTTCATTTCAGTTAATTGATAACATTAACGTAGGTGGTCAGGTTAAAGACGTGGTTTACCAATTTCAAAGAGCCAATTAA